The Nitrospiraceae bacterium region CACCGGCAAACAAGGCGAGAAAGTTGAGGCCAAAGACGAACGTGCAAAGACCGACGAGGATCGTATGGAATCCGTAAAGCGGACAGAAGGCGATCCAGACTCCGACCGCGAAGGCCACCGCGGTCCGCTGCGGTGATTCGCGGAGATGGAGGATGTGCCGGAGCAAGGTGCGAATTGATGGAATGGCAGCCACGGTCAATCTGGGACTGGTTTATATGAAGTGTTCGTAACTGGTGACCGGCAAGGGGCGGGACCCTCTCTTCGAAGACCGTGCGTGCATGCCCAGCCGTGCCGGTCGAATCGTCCCGATGTTGGTGATGCGAAATCCCAGCCGCTTCGCTTCGCGCTCGAGCCTCGCCTGATGCCGTGGTGCGACAGTGAAGAGGAGCTCGTAATCCTCACCGCCGGCTAAGGCGACCGCGGTCGGATTGAGCCGTCGACCCTGCGCGTAGGCTCGGCAGGCTGGCGACAAGGGAATGGCTGCGAGATTCACCTCGACTCCCACGCGGCTTTCGTCACACAGATGGTGGAGATCGCCGGATAATCCGTCGGAAAGATCGATCGCCGCCGTCGCCAGTCGTCCCGCACTGAGCCATCGTCCTTCCTTCACGCGGGCGGTCGGGTGCAGATGCCGCTGGATCAAGAACTGTTTGTGTGTTCGGGACAGAGTGCCGCGCTTGCCGCGCCGGTACCGGCGCGAGGCCGCTTCGTTCAAGAGCGTGAGCCCGATCGACGCATCGCCGAGAGTGCCGGTGACATAGAGCAGATCGCCGGCTTGTGCTCCCTTTCGAAGTAACGCCCGGCGAGGCGCGACCGTTCCGATAAGAGCGAGACTCAGGAACCATCCGCTTTTCGAGGCCGAAGTGTCTCCGCCGATGAGGCGGACTCCATGAGGCCGGCAGGCCGCCATCATGCCGCGATAGAGTTGATGCACCTGCGCCCTGGTCCCACCTGAGGGAACGGCAAGGGCGATCAGCAGATATTGCGGTGTCCCGCCCATTGCGGCGATGTCGCTGAGGTTGGCCACAGCAGCCCGATAGCCGATCTCGGAGAACGAAGCGGTGTGACGGTCGAAGTGGATACCTTCAACCAGGAGGTCGGTGGTGAGCAGACTCCACGATCCCGAGGCAGCGCGCACGACGGCGGTATCGTCGCCGATACCGCGGATGATGGAGGAATGTCCCTTGCCGTAGCGACGATGCAACTCCGCGATAAGGGAGAATTCGCGCATGGTGCGAGGAGCCTTCCGCCCGCTCGGGGAATACATTCTAGCGTAGACGTGAAATCGGCGCGGCCGTGATCGTGGCCTGTGTCTGCGCCGGTCTGGCGGCACGGCCGGGACGTTTGGCGGGAGGCCCGGGCTGGCGTGCGTGCTGCGGGGCCTGGGTCTTCTTCCCTGAGCGACTGGCTTTGGAAGGTCGCCGGAGTGCGATCTTCATCACGTCGTCCATGGTGTCGGCGAAGGCCAGCTGGATGCCTTTCAGCAGATGTTTGGGAATCTCATCGAGATCCTTCTTGTTTCGTTTCGGCAGAATGACTATGGACAGCTTCGCGCGTTTCGCGGCCAGGATTTTTTCTTTCAGGCCTCCGATGGGAAGGACGCGGCCCCTGAGCGTGATCTCACCGGTCATGGCCAGGTCACGCCGGGCAGGGATCTGCGACAGGGCCGAGGCGATGGCTGTTGCCATGGTAATGCCGGCGGACGGGCCGTCTTTCGGAATCGCGCCGGCCGGCACGTGAATGTGCAGATCTTGCTTCGTAAACATGTCCGGATTGATGCCGAGAGATTTTTCTCGTGACCGGACGTAGCTCAAGGCAGCTTGGGCCGATTCCTTCATCACGTCCCCGAGATGGCCCGTGAGGGTCAATTGCCCCTTCCCCTTCATGCCGGTCGCTTCGATATAGAGGACGTCGCCTCCAGACTCCGTCCATGCGAGTCCCGTGGCCACGCCGATCTCGTCTTTCTCCAGTTCCGATTCGGGCACGAACTTCGGCACGCCGAGGTACTTGTGCAGATTGGCCTGGTTGACCGGGAAACCGAGGCCCTTGCCCTCGGCGACTTTTTTCGCGACCTTGCGCATGATATTGGCAATTTCCCGCTCCAGATTCCGCACGCCGGCTTCTCTGGTGTAGTGGGCGATGATCTGGCGGATCGCCTGCTCGGCAATCTGGACATGTTTCTGCGTGATCCCGTGTTCCTCCAGCTGACGGGGAATCAGGTACTTCTGTGCGATGCCCAGTTTTTCTTCTTCCGTGTAGCCGGGGATTTCGATGATCTCCATCCGGTCGCGTAACGCGGGCAGAATGGGATCGATCAGGTTGGCCGTCGTGATGAACATGACTTCCGTGAGGTCGAACGGGACCCCCAGATAATGATCGGTGAAGGAATTGTTCTGCTCCGGGTCGAGCACTTCGAGCAACGCCGCCGATGGGTCTCCGCGGAAGTCCATGCCCACCTTGTCGACTTCATCGAGCATGAAGACCGGGTTGTGAGTGCCCGCTTGTTTGATCCCTTGGATGATCCGGCCCGGGAGGGCCCCGACGTAAGTGCGTCGGTGGCCGCGGATTTCCGCCTCGTCTCGGACGCCGCCGAGGCTGATGCGGACGAATTCACGTCCGAGTGCCCGCGCGATCGATTTCCCCAGTGACGTCTTGCCGACGCCGGGGGGGCCGACGAAGCAGAGAATCGGACCTTTCATCTTTTCTTTCAGCTTCCGGACGGCGAGGTACTCGAGAATCCGCTCCTTGACCTTTTCGAGATCGTAGTGGTCTTCGTTCAGCACCTTGTGCGCGGCCTTCAGGTCGAGATTGTCCTTGGACTTTTTCGACCAGGGGAGTTCCACCATCCACTCAAGATACGTGCGGACGGTCGCCGATTCGGCCGTGTCCGGATGCATCTTTTCGAGTCGCTTGATCTGCTTCTCCGTCTCTTTCAGCACTTTCTCCGGCATTTTGGCGTCTTTGATACGCTTGCGGAATTCCGCAACTTCCTCCGCCCGTTCGTCGAGATCGCCGAGTTCCTTCTGAATCGCTTTGAGCTGCTCACGAAGGAAGTATTCTCGCTGGGTCTTGTCCATCTCGCCCTTCGCCTGGGCCTGGATCTTTTGCTGCATGGAGAGGACGTCGATTTCCTTCGCGAGGATTTCACTGACCTGACGGAGCCGTTTGATCGGATCCGTGATCTCCAGCACCGACTGCGTCACTTCGACCTTCAGGCCGAGATTGGACGCCACCATGTCGGCCAGACGGCCTGGCTCTTCAAGGTTCTCGATCACCACCATGACGTCCGGGATCAGGACCTTGCCGAGGCTCACGATCCGCTCGATCTGTTCTTTGACCGTCCGCATGACGGCCTCAGTCTCGAGGGTCGACCCGGTGGCCTTGCCCTCCGTGATCTTGTCGATGCGGACCGAGTAGTAGGGGTCGGTTTGGATGTAGTCGGCGATCTTGGCTTTGGAGAGACCCTGCACCAGAATCTTGATCCGCTCATCCGGCAATTTCAGCATCCGCATGATGATGCCGACGGTGCCGATCGTATGGATGTCGCTCGGCTGGGGATTCTCCACGTCCAGGGCCTTTTGCGTCGCCAGAAAAATCATCCGGTTCCCGGCGAGCGCAGCCTCGATGGCCTTGATCGACATCTCGCGGCCGACGAACAGCGGCAGCACCATGTAAGGGAAGACCACGATATCGCGGACGGGCAGGAGCGGAAGCTGCTCTGGGATCTCGATGTTTTGCGGAGGCTGCAAATCTTGTTCGATGGATTCGCTCATGGAAAATCTGTTCCTGTTACGACGGTTGAATCACGTTGACTGGAGTGTCCGTCATGCGTGAAGAGGTGCAGAAGATGCGTGATATCACCGCGCCCGGCGCCGCGTTCCGTCTGACCGAAGCCGTTCCCGCAGATAGTCGCCGAAATCGTGTCCTAGGGAAGGATTTTTCAAGGCGAACTCGACCGTTGCGATGAGAAATCCGAGCTTGTTGCCTGCGTCATAGCGCTGTCCCTTGATTTCCAGCGCATACATAGGAGATTTTCTGGCAAGTTCCTTGAGCGCGTCGGTCAATTGAATCTCTCCCCCCTTGCCCGGTTTCGTTTTCCTGAGAATGGGGAAAATCTCCGGCGGCAGCACGTACCGGCCGATCACCGCCAGATTTGAAGGAGCGTCAGCCGGGGCCGGCTTCTCCACGAGATCCTGCACCTGATAGAGTCCTTCCCGCAAGGTCTTCGGCGACACGATTCCATAGTGATTCACGTCATGGAGCGGGACTTCCTGCACCCCCAGTACCGCGCCGTTTTTCTTCTTGTAGGTATGAATCAGCTGAGCGAGGCCCGGCACCGGGGCATCGATAATTTCATCGCCCAGAATGACGGCGAACGGTTCGTCACCAATCAGATGTTGTGCGCAGAGAACCGCATGGCCGAGCCCGAGGGCTTCCGTTTGACGGACGTAACAGAAGTTCGCGAGGCTCGATATGTGACGGATCTGACTGAGGAGTTGGGCTTTTCCGTTGCCTTTGAGATTTTCTTCCAGCTCCACCGACCGATCGAAGTGGTCTTCGATCGCGCGCTTGCCTCGCCCGGTGACGATGATGATGTCCTCGATCCCGGAGGCGACGGCTTCCTCAACCGCATATTGGATCAGTGGTTTGTCGACGAGCGGCAGCATTTCTTTGGGAGACGCCTTGGTGGCAGGGAGAAAGCGCGTACCGAGCCCGGCGGCGGGTAAGACGGCCTTGCGGACGTTGAGCAAAGACATGATGCGATACTATGTGATGGGGTAGGGGAAGTCAAGGAATGCACGAAGTCGTCGTGACGTGAAGCCGAACGTCATCGCAGACCAAAACACCTTTACATTGAAAAACCCCCTTCATATAATTTAAGAGTTTGACACGCTCTGATCCGTCGCTGGCGCGAGTGCGTTTAGCTCGTATGGATCTCACGTCCGCAACCTCCGTTCGGGCCCTCATCGTACGCTCCCGGTCCCCTGTGCCGGCAGCCGGACGGCCGACGCAGGGGGTGGTGTCTCGCTCGCACAGGCTCAACCATGCTATCGCGCTCGTCGTGTTGGATGATCTGGGAGAACGGGACTCTGTGAAGGAGCTAGTGCATGCGTTCGGTCCCGGGTGGCTCCTGGTCGTGATGACGACAGTCTGCATGATCGGATTTGTACTTCACGCGGGGGCACAGCAAACCGGCACGACCGTCAAATCGATTGAGATTCGCGGGAATAAACGGATCGAATTGCCGGCGATCACCGGGCGACTGACGCTCAAAGCGGGGGATCTCTACACGCCGGAACGCGTCCGCGGGCAGATCAAAATCCTGTACGACATGGGCTATTTTGAAGACGTGCAGGTGGAAACCGAATCCGTGCCCGGCGGCATGGCGGTCACGTTTCTGGTCCATGAAAAACCCTTCATCACGGAAATCGTGTTCGACGGAAATGAGGAGTTGAGCGACGAGAAGTTGAAAGAAAAGATTACCATCAAGAGCCAATCGTTTCTGGATCAGCAGCAGGCGAAAGAGAGCGCTGAAAAAATCCGTCTCGCGTACCAGGAAGACGGATACTATGACGCACGGGTGATTCCCATCGTTCAGACTCTGGACGAGGATCGGAAGCGACTCACGTTCTTCGTGAAAGAGAACGATAAAGCTCGGATTAAGACCGTGACGTTCGACGGATTGCATTCCGCGACGAAAGAAGAAATGTTCAAGGTGACGGCAACGCGCGAATGGATTCCGTGGTACGGGCTTTTTACTCAGCTCAAGTTGCCGTCGTTCGTGTCCGATGCCGGTATTCTGAAGCGGGAGGAGTTGACGAATGACGTCGAGCGGGTCCGCGAGGTGCTGCTGAACAAGGGGTTCCTGAACGCGCAGATCGGCCTCCCCTCGGTCGAACTCAGCGAGGATAAGAAATGGTTCTCCGTCAGATTTGCCATTTCGGAGGGCGAACCCTTCACCGTGTCCGAGGTCGGTTTTCGCGGGAACACGGTCTTTGAAGTGCCGGACTTGCGCGATGGGTTGAGCATTAAAGAGGGTGAAATTTTTCAGCGGGTCAAGATCCGCGATGAAATCACGCGCATTACCGATCTCTACGGAGCCAAAGGCTATGCATTCGCAGAGGTAGTTCCCAACGTCAACCAGAACGCCGAAGAACGGACCGCCAGCATCATCTTTAATATTAAGGAAGGGGAGATGATGCGGATCCGTCAAATCAACATCAACGGTAACGACAAGACGAAGGACAACGTCATTCGGCGTGAAATACGTGTCGATGAGCAGGACGTGATCGACACGCCATCGCTCAAACGGAGCTTTCAGCGACTCAACAACCTGAATTTCTTCGAGACGGTGGAAATCCTTCCGCAGCAGGTGGAGCCCGACAAGGTGGATCTCAACGTGCGCGTCAAGGAAAAGGCGACTGGACAGTTCAGCATCGGCGGCGGGTTCAGCACCCTCGACAAATTGATGGCGATCGCCGACATCACGGAAGGAAATCTTGGCGGGAACGGCTACCTCGGGCGTATCCGAGGTCAGTTGGGTCAGCAGCGGACGTTGGGTTTGATTACGTTCCGCAATCCCTATCTGAACGACTCGTTAACTTCGATGCAGATCGACGTCTACAAAAGTAATACCAACTACAACACCTATTACGAGAAGAAGTTCGGTGCGAGCCTTACCTTTGGCCGCTGGCTCTCGGAGTATGTGTCGGGCAGCATTAGTCTCGTGGCGGAGGAGTTGGACTACCAAGATCCGAACAACTACTGCCTTAGTACTGTTACTTTTAATAATTTTGTCTGCCGGCAGCTGGGATATCAGACTACGACCGGATTCCGCACCTCGGTGTTTCGCGATACCCGGGATTATTACCTGGATCCCCGAAGGGGAACGAGGATCGGCGGAGGTGTCGATTACGGCACGCCATATCTTGGTGGGACGAACAATTTTTACAAATACTACTTTGATGCAATCAAGTATACTCCCCTCCCGTACGACACGCGGTTTTCGCTGCGAGTAAGATACGGGGATGCGGAAGGCATTAAGGATAAGCCTGTTCCTCTCACCGAGCTCTTTTTTGTCGGAGGCATCAATACCATGCGCGGATTCGCATTCGGTCGAGCCGGACCGGTCAATCCGACCACATACTCCCTGCTCGGGGCGAACAAACAGCTGATCTTCAATAACGATTTCATCTTCACGATTTCGTCGGAGGCGAAGCTCAACGGAGTGATTTTCTTCGACTATGGCAAAGGGTTTGCCCAGGATGAGTCGGTCACGCTCAATTTGCGAAAAGCGGCCGGTATCGAAGGACGATGGATCTCTCCCTTCGGTCCGCTGCGGGTAGCCTACGGTATCAATCTGGAGCCGCGCACCGGTGAGCGAAAAGGCGTCTTCGAGTTCACGATGGGACAGATGTTCTAAGATGACGAAGGAGTTGACACTCGTGGAGTGCAGAGACTTGTGGCAACGCAACAAGGGGATCGCGACAGGATTCGCGACCGGTTGTCTCCTGGCGTTCTGGCTATTGACCCTGCCTGGATGTGCCGGTACTGGGCCACGCATTGAAGGAAAGATCGGTGTGGTCGACCCCGGAAGAGCGTTTAACGATACCACTGCGGGGAAAAGGGTGAAGGATACCTTGGCGGCCTTTTCGAAAAATCGGCAGGCCCTCATCGAGCTGGAGGAGAAAGAGCTCCGCCGCATGGAGGAGGACTTCGTCAAACAGGCCAGTGTGCTGAGTCCGACGGCGAAGAAAGAACGAGAGGATCAGTTTCGTCGGCGGATGGGCGAATACGAACGTAAGGTCAGTGAACTGAACCGTGAAGTACAGGAGAAACAGAAAGACGTGCTGGACGGATTTCGCGACAAGCTGGAGCTCGTTGTCGGGAGGGTCTCCAAACGGCTTGGTCTACAGGTGGTGATCGACAAGGGGAAGGGCGGACCGACCCTTTACAACGATGAGACGATCGACATTACGGGGCAG contains the following coding sequences:
- the thiL gene encoding thiamine-phosphate kinase, which encodes MREFSLIAELHRRYGKGHSSIIRGIGDDTAVVRAASGSWSLLTTDLLVEGIHFDRHTASFSEIGYRAAVANLSDIAAMGGTPQYLLIALAVPSGGTRAQVHQLYRGMMAACRPHGVRLIGGDTSASKSGWFLSLALIGTVAPRRALLRKGAQAGDLLYVTGTLGDASIGLTLLNEAASRRYRRGKRGTLSRTHKQFLIQRHLHPTARVKEGRWLSAGRLATAAIDLSDGLSGDLHHLCDESRVGVEVNLAAIPLSPACRAYAQGRRLNPTAVALAGGEDYELLFTVAPRHQARLEREAKRLGFRITNIGTIRPARLGMHARSSKRGSRPLPVTSYEHFI
- the lon gene encoding endopeptidase La → MSESIEQDLQPPQNIEIPEQLPLLPVRDIVVFPYMVLPLFVGREMSIKAIEAALAGNRMIFLATQKALDVENPQPSDIHTIGTVGIIMRMLKLPDERIKILVQGLSKAKIADYIQTDPYYSVRIDKITEGKATGSTLETEAVMRTVKEQIERIVSLGKVLIPDVMVVIENLEEPGRLADMVASNLGLKVEVTQSVLEITDPIKRLRQVSEILAKEIDVLSMQQKIQAQAKGEMDKTQREYFLREQLKAIQKELGDLDERAEEVAEFRKRIKDAKMPEKVLKETEKQIKRLEKMHPDTAESATVRTYLEWMVELPWSKKSKDNLDLKAAHKVLNEDHYDLEKVKERILEYLAVRKLKEKMKGPILCFVGPPGVGKTSLGKSIARALGREFVRISLGGVRDEAEIRGHRRTYVGALPGRIIQGIKQAGTHNPVFMLDEVDKVGMDFRGDPSAALLEVLDPEQNNSFTDHYLGVPFDLTEVMFITTANLIDPILPALRDRMEIIEIPGYTEEEKLGIAQKYLIPRQLEEHGITQKHVQIAEQAIRQIIAHYTREAGVRNLEREIANIMRKVAKKVAEGKGLGFPVNQANLHKYLGVPKFVPESELEKDEIGVATGLAWTESGGDVLYIEATGMKGKGQLTLTGHLGDVMKESAQAALSYVRSREKSLGINPDMFTKQDLHIHVPAGAIPKDGPSAGITMATAIASALSQIPARRDLAMTGEITLRGRVLPIGGLKEKILAAKRAKLSIVILPKRNKKDLDEIPKHLLKGIQLAFADTMDDVMKIALRRPSKASRSGKKTQAPQHARQPGPPAKRPGRAARPAQTQATITAAPISRLR
- the galU gene encoding UTP--glucose-1-phosphate uridylyltransferase GalU, which translates into the protein MSLLNVRKAVLPAAGLGTRFLPATKASPKEMLPLVDKPLIQYAVEEAVASGIEDIIIVTGRGKRAIEDHFDRSVELEENLKGNGKAQLLSQIRHISSLANFCYVRQTEALGLGHAVLCAQHLIGDEPFAVILGDEIIDAPVPGLAQLIHTYKKKNGAVLGVQEVPLHDVNHYGIVSPKTLREGLYQVQDLVEKPAPADAPSNLAVIGRYVLPPEIFPILRKTKPGKGGEIQLTDALKELARKSPMYALEIKGQRYDAGNKLGFLIATVEFALKNPSLGHDFGDYLRERLRSDGTRRRAR
- the bamA gene encoding outer membrane protein assembly factor BamA, encoding MDLTSATSVRALIVRSRSPVPAAGRPTQGVVSRSHRLNHAIALVVLDDLGERDSVKELVHAFGPGWLLVVMTTVCMIGFVLHAGAQQTGTTVKSIEIRGNKRIELPAITGRLTLKAGDLYTPERVRGQIKILYDMGYFEDVQVETESVPGGMAVTFLVHEKPFITEIVFDGNEELSDEKLKEKITIKSQSFLDQQQAKESAEKIRLAYQEDGYYDARVIPIVQTLDEDRKRLTFFVKENDKARIKTVTFDGLHSATKEEMFKVTATREWIPWYGLFTQLKLPSFVSDAGILKREELTNDVERVREVLLNKGFLNAQIGLPSVELSEDKKWFSVRFAISEGEPFTVSEVGFRGNTVFEVPDLRDGLSIKEGEIFQRVKIRDEITRITDLYGAKGYAFAEVVPNVNQNAEERTASIIFNIKEGEMMRIRQININGNDKTKDNVIRREIRVDEQDVIDTPSLKRSFQRLNNLNFFETVEILPQQVEPDKVDLNVRVKEKATGQFSIGGGFSTLDKLMAIADITEGNLGGNGYLGRIRGQLGQQRTLGLITFRNPYLNDSLTSMQIDVYKSNTNYNTYYEKKFGASLTFGRWLSEYVSGSISLVAEELDYQDPNNYCLSTVTFNNFVCRQLGYQTTTGFRTSVFRDTRDYYLDPRRGTRIGGGVDYGTPYLGGTNNFYKYYFDAIKYTPLPYDTRFSLRVRYGDAEGIKDKPVPLTELFFVGGINTMRGFAFGRAGPVNPTTYSLLGANKQLIFNNDFIFTISSEAKLNGVIFFDYGKGFAQDESVTLNLRKAAGIEGRWISPFGPLRVAYGINLEPRTGERKGVFEFTMGQMF
- a CDS encoding OmpH family outer membrane protein — protein: MTKELTLVECRDLWQRNKGIATGFATGCLLAFWLLTLPGCAGTGPRIEGKIGVVDPGRAFNDTTAGKRVKDTLAAFSKNRQALIELEEKELRRMEEDFVKQASVLSPTAKKEREDQFRRRMGEYERKVSELNREVQEKQKDVLDGFRDKLELVVGRVSKRLGLQVVIDKGKGGPTLYNDETIDITGQVLEEFNREYP